ACAAATTCGCCGCCACACTGCTTCGTTCCCTGACCGCTGGCTTCATAGCCCAGCTTGGCTCGACTGTTGGCGGTTAAGGGAGCAGTGAAATAGAGTCGCGGGTTATCGATCACAAAAGACTGCCCCCAATCATCAAACATATGCCCCCAGGGGTTCGACGCACGATAGTCGGCAAAGACATTCAACTTGCGGCTGCGGGGATGAAACTGGAACACGCCCCCATTCTCCAGTCGCACCGTTCCGTAGGGTGTTTCCACCTGCGAATGCATGAACGTCCCTTCCTGGAAGTAGATCCAGCCGCCCGGCCCCCAGCGCCAGGCACTGATGGAATGGTGGTTGTCTTCCGTCGCAAAACCGGTGAGCACCACTTCGCGGTGGTCGGCTTTCCCATCGCCGTCGGTATCTTTCAGAAAGAGTAAATCCGGTGCATTCGCCACATACACGCCGCCATCACCGAGTTCCAAACCTGTGGGCACATACAGGCCCTCCGCAAACACGGTCGATTTATCGGCCCGGCCATCATGGTCCGTGTCTTCCAGAATCACAATCTGATCGTTTGGTTTTTCACCCGGCGAGACCTGGGGATACGAGGTCGAACAAATCACCCACAGTCGCCCCTGCGGATCCCAGGTCATGTGGATTGGATTAACCAGCATCGGTTCCGCAGCGAACAAGTTCACTTCATAACCGGGCAACATCGTAAACGTTTTTCGCTCGACTTCGGGCGAATGATCCTGCGTGAGTTCGAACGGTCGTTTCAAATTGGGCGCGGAATTCGCGACTGCCATCCGCTCGGGTGTTGTTCCCACCGGTTTTTCCAGACACCAATGAACGCCATTAACCAGCAAGCGGTTGACCGCATCCAGCTTAAACGAGTCTTCATGCCCCAACGTGGTCGTAAACACCCGGCTGCCCCATTCGTTCTTCCAGGTCCAAGCGACAGGCCAACTCATTTCGGCTGAGAGTTCATGCGTTCCAAACTGATTCTTGACGATCCCCGTCCGCTTTGACTTCCCGGTACCGGTCAATAACGGCGTTGCATCGGCGGGAATCTTTGTTTTGTATAACGTACCCGGATCGATAAATTTTGCAGCCACGCCGTTCAGAATTTCGTGATTCCGATGCGAGGGCACATGCTCCACGACCGTCTCACTGGAAAGGTGCAGGAAATATTCCGAACCCAACACCCGCTTACCAAACCCCCGATTCCATTCCGAGAGGGGATGACCTTTTTCATAATCGAAGGCATGCGTACTGGTGCGCAAGCCGATCACCGGTTTCCCGGATTCAATATAGTTTTGAATGTGTGCAAACTGCTTGGGCGGCAGTTGCAGAAACCGCATATAAAACACCGCCAGATCTGCCTGCGCAAGCACTTCCAGGCCGGGCAGTCCCACCCCGTTCTGATTCCGCTCCGGATTTCCTTCGGGGAGAATCACCGTGGTTTTAAAGCCATACTGCTCTAAGCGTTTTGCGAAAGCGGGAATCGTCTTCTGAGGTGAATAATGTGTCGTCCCCACCACGAATACCACGTGCGGTTTCTCAGCCTGTTCGGCGGCAAGACTTTGGCGCGCTGACAGAAACAGTCCACAGCAAACGGAGAGCACCAGAGGGCATTTCAGAAACGTCAGAGACTTAAACATAATCAACTCTTATGATAAAAGGTTTTGTGAACCAATATTTGACGAAGTATTAGAGATCAATCGCGTCAGGAGAGAAATCCTTATTCAATACGCACCAGTTGCCAGCGTGTTTCTTCCTGAGGCCGGTCCTGACTTCCGATCTTGGACTCGCGTCCCTCGATCAACGCGGCAAAGGTCAACATCTCGGGAGGAAATGAGACCGCACCAAAGGGCTTGGTACGACGGCCGAAAATATATTCTGCGTTATGGGCACGATAGACATAGAAAAACAGTTCGTTCTTTCGGTCGATGTGCGACCGGAGTTCATTCACCTGCGCCTGCGCAGGTAGGTTCTGCAAAAACAGACCGCAGCTCCAATCGGCTGCGCTGGCTTCGGTAATCGTTGTCCCGTTGACTAGCAGACGATATTTGCCGTCCGGTAAATGCTTGACAGTCAGACGAGGTTGTGCCGCCTGTAAGTCAGTGTCCACAATCGCCGATTCCGGAGCCGCAGGAATCGGCAGGGTACTCGCTTTGAAGGTAAACTGAATTCGCTCTGGCTCGAATGTCTGCTGAGAGATTGTGGCATTCGTGGCAGCGACTGTTTTGGCTTGCATATCGACCAGCAATTGGGAACTCTGAATTTTCTTTCCCAACAGTTCACTGGCGATAAATTGACTGACCGCCCAGTAGCCGTACTCATTCAGATGAATGCCATTGCGGGTTAATTTCTGCGAAGGATTTTGAGCCATCCGTTTTTTCGTCTCTGTGAAGAGGTCCACGAACGGAACTTGGTGTTTTTCTGCAATCACTTGCATTGCCCGCGTATACGCCGACAAACTCTGATTATGTTTCGCGGGGTCGGGAAAGGGCGGGCCCATGTTTTCATGCGCGATCGGAGAAATCATGACCACCCGCGGTGCGGAAGCGTCATTATATTTTTGTGAAGCCAGATGCTTGAGAAACTGTTCCCAGTGTTCCGTATACGCCTTTAAACCCTCTTGCCCGTCGAACGATTCATTCATGCCGAAACAGGCGAGAATCACATCGGCTTTCTGCTGTTTCAAATGATCATCGAGCGAACCAAAATTGAGCGGTCGCGGCTGCAGATTCAGAGTATCGCCCGACCAGGCCAGATTGCGAAACGTGAGTCCTTTGACATCCGCCTGCGACGTCAACAGCGTTTCCAGATAGTTATACAATCGCATTTGATCGGCGAACGTATTCCCGATCAGGACAATCCGATCTCCTTCTTTCAAAACCAGTCGTTGCGCTACAGATTCACTTTGCCGCGCGTCTGCCGCAAAACCTGTTGACAGATAACTGACGCAGACAACCAGCATGAAACTCAACAGTGAAAACGAGGCTCGCATAAAATCCGATCCTGAGTAGAAATCTGAAAAAAGTGACTGTACCTGCACTCCATTATGAGAGTAACAGCGGGCAAATAAAAGTCCTCTTCGCACAGAGAAACGAACAGTCTGGCGTTTTCTTGCCTGATTCCGATTGAATTGATGCCTCCTCGGCTGCACAATACAAGAGCCTCTTTCCGTCTTCCTTTAAAACAGCAGGAGTCATTATGCCCACTGCATCTCTCCACCACCGACGTCATTTTCTGAACACTGTTTTTCAAGGCTGCGCAGCCGGCTCCCTGTTCCCCGCATTTTCCACACTACTGGCTGACGAACGTTCTCAGTCAACACGTCAGATTCCCGCGGTTCCGGGTAAGCTCTTGATCCACCTGAGAAAACGGACCGCCAAAGCACCTTTGAAAGCAATCAATGATACGGCGGAATGGGACGCTTCAGAAACCGCCATTATCATCTGCGACATGTGGGCCGACCATCCCTGTAAGCTGGCTGCGCAGCGGGTGGACCGGATGGCGCCGCGGATGAATCAGGTTGTCTCACTGGCCCGCGATCAGGGCGTCGCCATCATTCACGCTCCTAGTGGCGGGATTCAATTATACGAAGAGACGCCGTTTCGCAAACGGATTAAAGAGGCCAAACCATCGAAGCCCCCCGTTCCGATTCAAGGCTGGTGTTACCTGAACCCGGAAAAAGAACCGCCGCTGCCTGTGGATGACACAGTAAAACGTTCCACGGAATCGAGTCTGCGGGGCTGTGATGATCCGATTGCCGATTACAAAAAGAACACCGACCGCCACGAACACCCGGCGATTAAGATGGTCGGCTACGATGTGGTTAGCGCTAACGGTCAGGAGATCTATAATTTTCTGGAACAGGAACAGCGCAAGAACATCGTGCTGATGGGCGTGCATACCAACATGTGCGTTCTGGGTCGCCCGTTTGGAATTCGCCAGATGAGCTATCTGAGCAAGAACGTGGTCCTGTGCCGCGACTTGACCGATGCACTCTACGATCCCCGTGACCGTCCCTTTGTCAGTCATACCCGGGGCACGGAAATGATTATCGAACACATCGAAACGCACTGGTGCCCTTCCATCCTGGGTCGCGATCTCACCAAAGTTATTCCAGGCTCGAACAATCCGGTGTCTTAAGGCACGCCATGATTTACTTCACCAGCGATAATAAAAGGGATAATAAAAGGGGTCAGGACCAATCCTGTTCGGCACAGTTTATGCTACCTTTTAAAAATCACTGCGAACAGGGAGTTTTCGTGTAATTCGTGCCGTTCGTGGTTTGTAAATTGGTCAATCTGCACACAGGAAGGCGCGTTGACTGTTTGAGACTTCTGTCATGCCACGAACGAAGCGCGCCAAGATTAAAGAACAGGAAATCACCGGCCTGAAGTATTTCCGACAGTTGGGAAGCCTGCTGCAGGAACTGCATGACGTCGGCTGTGAACGTGACCGCGCTGGCAATCGCAGTCTGCACATGGATCAGTATTGCACGATGATCCTGCTCTATCTTTTTAATCCCATTGTGACGTCTCTACGCGGTCTGCAGCAGGCCAGTGAACTCAAAAAGGTCCAGAAAAAACTGAAGTGCCCCCGCGCTTCTCTTGGCTCGCTCTCTGAATCCGTGGCTGTCTTCGATTCGGAACGACTGAAGCCGATCATCGCCACCCTGGGTGACAAGCTGGCGCCAATTGCGAAAGACAGCCGACTGCAGGACATCAAGCATACGATGACCCTGGTTGATGGAACCGTAATTACCGCGTTGCCCCGCATCGCCCAGGCTTCATTTCTCGAAACACAATCCGGTCATTCCAACCTGATGAACTGGACGCTGCATACGCACTTTGAAGTGGACTGCCACGTGCCGACACGAATCGACGTCACTCCCACCGGCGGAGGAGAATTCGACGAACGAGCCGTGCTGGACCGCGCCGTTGAATCGGACCGCACATATGTGATGGATCGCGGTTACGCGAAATTCGAACTCTTTAATCAGATTGTCGAATCTGGCAGCAGCTACGTCTGCCGGATTCGTGACAACAGTGTCTACGACGTTCTATCAGAGCAGGAACTGACAGACGCAGACAGGGCCGCTCACGTCATGAGTGATGAGATCATTCAACTGGGATCAACTCAAGCGAAATCAAAACCCAATCATCAGCTCCGGTTGATTCAGATCGAGATGGAACCACATCAGAAGCGAACTCGCTATGGCGGCAAGAGCACGGGGCCTAACTGCGATGGCGTGTTGCGGATCGCGACCAATCTGCTGGACGTTCCCGCTGAAATCATTGCGCTGATGTATCGTTATCGTTGGACAATTGAAATCTTCTTCCGTTTCTTCAAGCATATGCTGGGCTGTCGTCACCTGTTGAGCAGATCGCAAAACGGCATCGAGATTCAGACTTACTGCGCGATCATCGCCTGCATGCTGATCAGTCTGTGGACGGGTCGCAAACCGTCGTTACGCACCTATGAAATGATCTGCTGGTATTTCACCGGCATGTGTGACGAGGAAGAACTGCTGGCGCACATCTCCCGGTTGCAAAAACAGAACGACTGAAACACGGGCCGTCGGTACGTCTCGTCTGCCTTACTTCACGCTGCGCCGATTTATCTGAGAGCGAGTGCTCGCATTGCCACTCCGCAGATTTTACAATCACTCAAGGCCCTGATCCAAAAATCAAACGCCGTGAGCAACTGCCGGGCCGAACAGGATTGGGTCAGGACCGAATGGCACTGCCTATTGTAGCGTAACAGTTTGCGTTCATACGATTGCCTTCCGTTGTTGATGGTAATGGTATCTTGGTTGCTTCAGCAAAGCCAGCACTTTGGTGCGGCGTTTATTGGCTCTGGGTTCTGTTCGACCAGTGCGATGCCCCACACGTTCGCTGCTGGGGACCTGTTGTCCGAGTGCAACCAACTCATCCGTGAGCTTCGTGACGGCTCCCAACAACCAACTGGCAGCCAGCATCTGTTGCGTGGTGGCAAACGAGAGGGAACGCGGATCACGGTCTGTTGAGAGACTGCTTTGCAGCATTTTTAACCGAATCAGATTATACGCCAGCAGGCACGACCAGAGTTCGGTGAGCACCATGTCCGGAGACTTCGCACGCAGAATATCCATCCCCAGCGAACACTTGATGCTGCGAATATCCAGTTCGATCAGCCAGCGGCTCTGATACACGGCGGCGATCCAGCGCGCCGGGTATGCTTTCCGATCTGTGATGCTGGTGGCAATCGTAAACGTTTTGGCGCGATACCCCGGCTGACTGATCTGCACATCGACCAGACGCAGAGTGAGCGTCAGCGGTTGTTGCCAGAATTCCTGACGGGTCATCCAGGCAGGACGTTGCAATGGTCGTGACCAGGTCACCAGTCGCTCCCGTTTGCTCAGCCGCCGCGCGTTCTGGGGATGATCGTCACGCAGGTGATGATTCTTCATCAGAATCTGCACGCCCCGCGCACGGCACGCACTCACCAGCCAGTACGTGCAGTAATACGAGTCTGCCACCAGGGTATCTCCCGGTCGGAGTGCATCGCGCATTTGCCAGAACAGGGCCGTTTCGCCACTGCCTTTTCCGCTGTAAGGCCCGCTCACTAGATCCACCAGCAGTCCGGTTGTCATCGAGATCAGAGAAACGCAGCGTAGAACGGGGAACCCGAGCCCCGGTTTCTGAGTCGGGTTCTGTGGATAGGCACGCTGATTCTCAGGAGTATCGGCGGCCGTGATGGTGAAGCCGTCAACCAGCAGAATGCGACCGCCGGTGCTCCGTGATTTCACATCAGCGATGCTGGAAGGACTGAGGCGTGCCGCCGACTGCTCTCTGGTCTGGACACGATTCTGATCACAGGCCGCTTCCGCATCAGCGGCAATTTGTTGGACAATGTCTCGAATGACGATAAACGGGATTTTGAGTCGCGCCCGACAATAAGCACTGGTATTCGTACTGCAAACCCGTCGGCCCAGCGCGGCACACAGGCTGGCAACACGGATCACGGCCGCTTTACAGCTGCGTTGCTCGCCGGAAAAGAAGACCTGAGAAATTAAGGCCCAGAGCGTGATTGCGGGTGTGTAAACGTCATCCTCGCCGGAACCAAAATTGATTTCGTGTTCATCAAAGGTTTGTTGCCAGCGCTGGTCATCAATCACATCAGATAGCGGAAGCGAAGCATTTTGCATCATCGAACGTTTGAAAAGAGAAAATGATGCTGCATTCGAATGGGAAGCTGATATAAATGGCATAGAACCTTCCTTGGTCAAATGTTTTACCCACACCAACCCAAGGAAGGTCTTGCCAGAACGCAGCATAATGCCAGGAAAGGTTTTGCCAAACACAATTTCCAGCGAACTGGCAAAAAATCAGAAAATTAAAACCGTGACTGCGTCACCCGGGAGTCGTTGCGCAAACACAAACTCAAAAAACAGCGGCAGTGCCATTCGGGTCAGGACCGAATGGCACTGCCTGTTGTCGCGTAACGGTTTGCGTTCATACGATCATTCTCCGTTGTTGATGGTAATGATCTCTGGGTTGCTTTAGTAGAGCCAGCGCTTTGGTGCGGCGTTTATTGGCTCTGGGTTCTGTTCGACCAGTGCGATGCCCCACACGTTCGCTGCTGGGGACCTGTTGTCCGAGTGTAACCAACTCATCCGTGAGCTTCGTGACGGCTCCCAACAACCAACTGGCAGCCAGCATCTGTTGCGTGGTGGCAAACGAGAGGGAACAATGGGAGTCGCTGAAGTACGCCGCCTGAAGCAACTCGAAGAAGAAAACAAAAAGCTGAAACAGCTTGTAGCCGATCTCAGCCTGGATAAAAAGATGTTGCAGGATGTTGTCCAGGGAAAGGTATGAGGTCCGATCGTCGTCGAGTAGTGGTGAAACGGTTGCAAGTCAGTTATGCCGAAAGTGAACGTCGTGTTTGTAAAGCCTTGAACTTTCCGCGAGCTAGCCACCGTTACCAAAGTGTTCGAGACGAGCGGGCCGAATTACGAATCCGGTTACGTGATCTTGCCAGTACCCGTGTGGATTTCGGTTATCGGCGGTTACATATTTTCTTGTTGCGTGAAGGATGGAAAGTAAATCATAAGCTGGTTTACCGACTTTATATCGAAGAAGGCCTACAAATGCGTCGAAAACGTCCACGGCGGAATCGAAGTTGTCAGGTCCGAGTAACGCGACCGAAAGCCAGCTGCACTAATGAGAGTTGGAGTATGGACTTCATGTCCGACCAACTGTTTGACGGGAAGCGATTCCGGCTGTTAACGTTAGTCGATAACTTTAGTCGTGAGAGTCTGGCCATTCGGGTCGGTACCCGGATGACGGGGGATGATGTCGTAGCAGCTCTGGAGCGAGTCAAAGAGGTTCGGGGCTGTCCTCAATCGATTCGCGTGGATAACGGTCCTGAGTTCATTTCGAAGAGCCTGGACTGGTGGGCTTACTTCAACAAGGTAACTCTGGATTTTAGTCGGCTTGGAAAACCGACGGATAATGCGTATATTGAATCGTTCAACGGACGGGTTCGCCAGGAATGTTTAAACCAGCATTGGTTTTTAAGCCTGGCAGATGCTCAGGAACAAATCGACCAGTGGCGGCTGGACTACAACGAAAACCGCCCACATAGCTCACTGGGAAATCAGACCCCGGTGGAGTTTGCGAAAAAATCATGCCCGGCGCGCCGGGCATGATTACCTTGAATTTCTAACATTCCAACTGGATCAAGGTTGGGGGCAAGGTCACACTACTTGGCTATTTTAAATACTCCGATTTCTTAATTGAAAATATCAATCTAATAAGTGATGGAAGTATTCCCACGTTAGATTTAGCGCTTCCCTTAGCGATATCATTTTTTACGTTTCAGCAAATATCTTATTTAGTAGATAGTTATCGACAGGAAACAAAAGAGTATGACTTTTTAAACTATGCGCTTTTCGTAACTTTTTTTCCACAACTCATAGCAGGTCCGATTGTTCATCATAAGGAGATGATGCCACAATTCGCGCAAGTGAGAAATAAAGTGAAGAGTCATAAAAATATAGCAATGGGGCTTTTTATCTTCTCCATCGGGTTGTTTAAGAAAGTTGTAATTGCTGATACTTTTGCTGTCTGGGCTAATGCTGCATTTGATGCTGCAACAACTTTGAATTTCTTTGAGGCATGGGCTACCTCATTATCATACACGTTTCAATTGTATTTTGATTTTAGTGGTTATACAGATATGGCCATTGGACTGGCATTATTGTTCAACATAAAGCTGCCGATCAATTTTAATAGCCCCTATAAAGCAACTGATATACAAGACTTTTGGAGAAGATGGCATATCACGCTTTCAAGATTTCTCAAAGATTATGTTTATATACCTCTTGGTGGGAATAGAAGAGGGGAATATGCAACTTACTCGAATCTTTTAGCCACTTTTATCATTGGTGGTGTTTGGCATGGTGCAGGTTGGACTTTTATATTTTGGGGTTTTCTCCATGGCGTTGCATTAGTTGTTCATCGAGCCTGGAATAAGTTAGGTTTTAAGATTTGGACCTGGCTAGCCTGGTTAATGACATTTAACTTTGTAAATGTTGCCTGGGTGTTTTTCAGGGCTAAAAAATGGGACGATGCGATTAAGGTTTTGAGTGGGATGGTTGATATCAGAAATGTCAGTCTAATAGAGTTTTATGAAAAAAAACTGCTTGCATTAGAAGGTATGTATCTTGCTGCTACTGAAACTTCAATGATGTATTTCATCAAGCACTTCAGGGATGCTGAGTTTGCTTTTTTGAGTATTCTCGCATCATTTCTAATCATTCTCGCATTCAAAAATTCTTCACAAATGATGAAAGGATTCTCATCTAACATTCTGACATTGTCACTCAATGTTTTATTGTTTGTCTTTTCAATTTATATCATAAGTGCAGGCACCTATACCGAATTCTTATACTTTAATTTTTAAGGTGTCATATGTACGAAATGAATAACAAAAAATATACTCTTTGCTTTGTATTTCTAAGTTCTGTCAGTTTGAGTCTAATTTACATGACAGTGTTGAGGCCTATCTATGAATATAACTTAGATAGAATTTATGACTTAAGACAGGTTCCTATTGAATATAGAGTATCGCTACAGGAAGACTTTATAGACAGGACATATGAAAACAACGCGGTTCTTTTGTTGGGAGATTCACAACCTTATGGGTATAGACATGTACCGAAAAGAATCTTCTCTCGACTTTTATCTCAGAAGCTTGGCAAAAAAGTATTTAATCTTGCCTTCGCAGATAAAAGCATTACTGACAATATCAATACTTTGAATTATATCGTCAGCAAAAAGATGAGATTTGACAGCGTTATTTTCAACGTAAATCAAGCCCATCCCAAAAGTCCAACTTCACAGAGATTAGACCTCATAAATGAAACTGATTACAAGTTGGGAATAGTTCAAAACAGAAAAGCGTTTGAAATCTTTATCGAATACTTTAATCCCAAAGCAGATTATACAAGAGGTTTTTTTCAACAAGAAATATCACCTGACTATTATAATATGCCATTAAAGAACTTTTCAATTTATCTAGGTAAAGTCGAACAATTAATCTCACTAGCAAAATTAGCATCGAACAATGTAATAATATATGAAACACCATATGCTGAAGAAGATGTCAAAAGACTTCAACTAGATATGAGTGACATGGAAATGTTTACGAACGATATCAAAAGAATTTGTAGTAAGCATAGGGTGGTGTTTTTAAAACCTAATATTAGTAAGATCGAATATTTTGATGATCTGGTTCATTTCAGCAAAAAAGGCCATGTAAAAATGGCACAAATCTTATATGAAACAATTCAAAATAATCAGAAAACAAGATATCAGGAAGTTCTGAAGGCGAATCAACTCAGCTCTAACCAATCAACCCGCTCACTGACCCGCTGAGATACAATACAGGTTGTCAACGGTGCGAATATAGATGCTGCCGTCGGCAATGGCGGGGGTGCCCCAGGCTTGCTGGTCGAGTTTATTGAAGGCCACCACCTTCAGTTGGTCACCTGCAGCGATGACATGAGTGTTGCCGTTGGAATCCAACGCAAAGAGGTGTTTCCCGTCGGTCCAGGGGGAGGCCCAGAATGCGCGGGCCCCCGGGATGCGGCTCTGGTATTCCAGACGCCCCGTTTCGAGATCGACACAACGAATGATGCCCCGGCGACGTTCGAAGAAATACAGGTTACCGTCTAACCAGGTCGGCGACGCCATTTGAATGCCGGAGCCGTCCATCCGCCACTCCACGAACTCTCCCTGCATGCCATCTCCCGGCAGAGTAATATCGCCCTTTCCGCCCGGCTTGATCGAGTACAGCCGCCCACCGCCGTCATCATCGCCGCCCCGGTTGCGTAGTTCGTTCCCGATGAAAAGCCGATCGCCAACGGCCACGGGGGTCGCCGACGAACGCCCTTTATTCAT
This window of the Gimesia fumaroli genome carries:
- a CDS encoding SGNH/GDSL hydrolase family protein, which gives rise to MRASFSLLSFMLVVCVSYLSTGFAADARQSESVAQRLVLKEGDRIVLIGNTFADQMRLYNYLETLLTSQADVKGLTFRNLAWSGDTLNLQPRPLNFGSLDDHLKQQKADVILACFGMNESFDGQEGLKAYTEHWEQFLKHLASQKYNDASAPRVVMISPIAHENMGPPFPDPAKHNQSLSAYTRAMQVIAEKHQVPFVDLFTETKKRMAQNPSQKLTRNGIHLNEYGYWAVSQFIASELLGKKIQSSQLLVDMQAKTVAATNATISQQTFEPERIQFTFKASTLPIPAAPESAIVDTDLQAAQPRLTVKHLPDGKYRLLVNGTTITEASAADWSCGLFLQNLPAQAQVNELRSHIDRKNELFFYVYRAHNAEYIFGRRTKPFGAVSFPPEMLTFAALIEGRESKIGSQDRPQEETRWQLVRIE
- a CDS encoding isochorismatase family protein, which produces MPTASLHHRRHFLNTVFQGCAAGSLFPAFSTLLADERSQSTRQIPAVPGKLLIHLRKRTAKAPLKAINDTAEWDASETAIIICDMWADHPCKLAAQRVDRMAPRMNQVVSLARDQGVAIIHAPSGGIQLYEETPFRKRIKEAKPSKPPVPIQGWCYLNPEKEPPLPVDDTVKRSTESSLRGCDDPIADYKKNTDRHEHPAIKMVGYDVVSANGQEIYNFLEQEQRKNIVLMGVHTNMCVLGRPFGIRQMSYLSKNVVLCRDLTDALYDPRDRPFVSHTRGTEMIIEHIETHWCPSILGRDLTKVIPGSNNPVS
- a CDS encoding IS4 family transposase, producing the protein MPRTKRAKIKEQEITGLKYFRQLGSLLQELHDVGCERDRAGNRSLHMDQYCTMILLYLFNPIVTSLRGLQQASELKKVQKKLKCPRASLGSLSESVAVFDSERLKPIIATLGDKLAPIAKDSRLQDIKHTMTLVDGTVITALPRIAQASFLETQSGHSNLMNWTLHTHFEVDCHVPTRIDVTPTGGGEFDERAVLDRAVESDRTYVMDRGYAKFELFNQIVESGSSYVCRIRDNSVYDVLSEQELTDADRAAHVMSDEIIQLGSTQAKSKPNHQLRLIQIEMEPHQKRTRYGGKSTGPNCDGVLRIATNLLDVPAEIIALMYRYRWTIEIFFRFFKHMLGCRHLLSRSQNGIEIQTYCAIIACMLISLWTGRKPSLRTYEMICWYFTGMCDEEELLAHISRLQKQND
- a CDS encoding IS4 family transposase; its protein translation is MPFISASHSNAASFSLFKRSMMQNASLPLSDVIDDQRWQQTFDEHEINFGSGEDDVYTPAITLWALISQVFFSGEQRSCKAAVIRVASLCAALGRRVCSTNTSAYCRARLKIPFIVIRDIVQQIAADAEAACDQNRVQTREQSAARLSPSSIADVKSRSTGGRILLVDGFTITAADTPENQRAYPQNPTQKPGLGFPVLRCVSLISMTTGLLVDLVSGPYSGKGSGETALFWQMRDALRPGDTLVADSYYCTYWLVSACRARGVQILMKNHHLRDDHPQNARRLSKRERLVTWSRPLQRPAWMTRQEFWQQPLTLTLRLVDVQISQPGYRAKTFTIATSITDRKAYPARWIAAVYQSRWLIELDIRSIKCSLGMDILRAKSPDMVLTELWSCLLAYNLIRLKMLQSSLSTDRDPRSLSFATTQQMLAASWLLGAVTKLTDELVALGQQVPSSERVGHRTGRTEPRANKRRTKVLALLKQPRYHYHQQRKAIV
- a CDS encoding IS3 family transposase gives rise to the protein MRSDRRRVVVKRLQVSYAESERRVCKALNFPRASHRYQSVRDERAELRIRLRDLASTRVDFGYRRLHIFLLREGWKVNHKLVYRLYIEEGLQMRRKRPRRNRSCQVRVTRPKASCTNESWSMDFMSDQLFDGKRFRLLTLVDNFSRESLAIRVGTRMTGDDVVAALERVKEVRGCPQSIRVDNGPEFISKSLDWWAYFNKVTLDFSRLGKPTDNAYIESFNGRVRQECLNQHWFLSLADAQEQIDQWRLDYNENRPHSSLGNQTPVEFAKKSCPARRA
- a CDS encoding SGNH/GDSL hydrolase family protein, translating into MNNKKYTLCFVFLSSVSLSLIYMTVLRPIYEYNLDRIYDLRQVPIEYRVSLQEDFIDRTYENNAVLLLGDSQPYGYRHVPKRIFSRLLSQKLGKKVFNLAFADKSITDNINTLNYIVSKKMRFDSVIFNVNQAHPKSPTSQRLDLINETDYKLGIVQNRKAFEIFIEYFNPKADYTRGFFQQEISPDYYNMPLKNFSIYLGKVEQLISLAKLASNNVIIYETPYAEEDVKRLQLDMSDMEMFTNDIKRICSKHRVVFLKPNISKIEYFDDLVHFSKKGHVKMAQILYETIQNNQKTRYQEVLKANQLSSNQSTRSLTR